The Vulgatibacter sp. genome includes the window GGTCTACGGAGTGAATCCCGTCGTCGAGGTGCTCACCGCGCAGCCCGGCACGGTGGAGCGCGTCTACGTCGCCGAGGGAGCGAAGGTCCACGATCTCGACCGGCTCTACGACCTGGCCCGCAGGTCCGGCGTGCGGATCGAGCGGGTGCCCCGGGAGCGGGTGGCCCGCCTCGCAGGCGGCAAGGTGCACCAGGGCGTCGTCGCCGAGGTGGTGGAGGCGACCTACGCCGACCCCCTCGACCTCCTCGACGTCGCCGCCGCTGCGGGGACGCAGCCCCTGCTCCTCGCCCTCGATCAGGTCCAGGATCCGATCCACCTCGGCGCCGCCCTGCGCTCCGCCCACGCGATGGGTGGCCACGGCGTGGTCATCCCGAAGGATCGGGCGGTCGGGCTCACGCCTGCTGCGGTGAAGGCCAGCGCCGGTGCAACCGCACACCTGCAGGTGGCCCGGGCCACCAACCTCTCCCGCACCCTCGACGACCTGAAGGAGAAGGGCGTCTGGGTGATCGGCGCCGACATGGAGGGCGAGCCCTGCGACCGGGTGGACCTCACCGGCCCGATCTGCGTGGTCATCGGCAGCGAGGGAAAGGGCCTGCGGCCCCTCACCCGGCAGCA containing:
- the rlmB gene encoding 23S rRNA (guanosine(2251)-2'-O)-methyltransferase RlmB — encoded protein: MAVVYGVNPVVEVLTAQPGTVERVYVAEGAKVHDLDRLYDLARRSGVRIERVPRERVARLAGGKVHQGVVAEVVEATYADPLDLLDVAAAAGTQPLLLALDQVQDPIHLGAALRSAHAMGGHGVVIPKDRAVGLTPAAVKASAGATAHLQVARATNLSRTLDDLKEKGVWVIGADMEGEPCDRVDLTGPICVVIGSEGKGLRPLTRQHCDRVVSIPMHGAGVGSLSASAAASILLYEVARQRRARG